One window of the Camelus dromedarius isolate mCamDro1 chromosome 15, mCamDro1.pat, whole genome shotgun sequence genome contains the following:
- the LOC116151746 gene encoding coiled-coil domain-containing protein 144A-like isoform X9 has translation MKNLHRFKSDPSDGDSTSFSLNNEAGQRAEHLKVDKCPLVSQSVTTNQSAPTELRQMALVDKDGMSIGAVCLSENAALRGLCESQLPEKSSSKEADLDLERTSEEEQERLDGSENNHSQDKCVLQACTVKEKKSEDQIKQINLSLVHLQKMPREPEMNMEHDRKDVPVSSKHSCMEKHEDMWVKQGRLDWKNNSEFITKKSNQKISKIDEKCKITFHRKVESLCDDSELDGDLKELLSTVTDNIFDCEEKDAPGASVSVGFQAFSEHKEPSLENVLPSYSKSESTEYGCQSSSKLYLNENKLDGSDKPDTEHVFNKNEGSFYNDRENEVRNRVPFKVKEDQEFATKRIQTRNQNTHWKSDIGHAPQVEVEENRNKSSELKGSETMCDGSYYKGLTQQRKKGNSDSSCSGSYMTEVKKNESGKRTLKASVTSCVFAKTASLAGGVLHMNDNSSLSEGDQGCGRFSKKTSTEKDQVKEQMNSVDGLDDLTLAPETASEDCESLSPDYKNTLRLIEQLGPESKDSDRLLKIQDPVDSFRPTELKESDCALLRGKIKEMENKVNWLHTELLKTREAKSQLKLKNVEWEQELCHMRFTLEQETKKKENAYTLYEKSKDDLKRKEKQYNEQVYLKQQLEITARALECKLKSIRNKPNQVLEEQNEAQRQLSQEQNARVIQDEILAHRLSQQKEAEKANKKMNAEDTMDFELSDPKDSSEVLPQQLPEAESQFRGPEIELHPRRDALRPTTLVLECVHRDRGQAQCSNKETEAFSQSKQGEVNKYIGKQAFLKEKVCKLQSENMLLRQQLEVAQNEARSEKTILNIPELFLDHMGKLEAMSRRVLMLEEENKELINECRCLKDRLYQCEMDRAEMEAHMRQLQQELNDTRKKVSMLEASLEVTAHHHTNSENKRRDGERKSHQTANPNADLPAKEESTSSVLLHLSAETQLLLKELVSMKEMQKKCETLEKEKKKLEEEVLNLRGHL, from the exons atgaagaatttacaCAGATTCAAATCAG atcCTTCAGACGGGGATTCTACTAGTTTTAGCCTCAATAATGAGGCTGGTCAAAGAGCCGAGCATTTGAAAGTTGATAAATGTCCGTTGGTATCGCAATCAGTGACCACAAACCAGTCAGCACCCACAGAACTGAGGCAGATGGCCCTAGTAGATAAAGACGGGATGAGTATTGGAGCTGTGTGTCTGTCAGAAAATGCAGCGCTCCGTGGCCTGTGTGAATCACAGCTGCCAGAGAAAAGCAGCAGCAAAGAAG CAGACCTAGACTTAGAAAGGACTTCtgaggaagagcaagaaagaCTTGATGGAAGTGAAAATAACCACTCACAG GATAAATGTGTTTTACAAGCGTgtactgtgaaagaaaagaaatctgaagatcaAATCAAGCAGATTAATCTTTCACTTGTGCATCTGCAAAAAATGCCTAGAGAACCAGAAATGAATATGGAACATGACAGAAAGGACGTACCTGTATCTTCAAAACATTCTTGTATGGAGAAACATGAGGACATGTGGGTCAAACAAGGCAGATTGGactggaaaaataattcagaatttatcacaaagaagtcaaatcagaaaatcagtaaaatcgatgaaaaatgtaaaatcactTTTCATCGTAAGGTAGAGTCACTATGTGACGACTCTGAACTAGATGGTGATTTAAAGGAACTACTTTCCACTGTGACAGATAATATATTTGATTGTGAGGAAAAAGATGCACCTGGAGCCTCTGTCTCTGTAGGATTCCAGGCATTCTCTGAACACAAAGAGCCCAGTCTTGAAAATGTTCTTCCATCTTATTCTAAGTCTGAGTCAACAGAGTATGGTTGCCAGTCatcttcaaaactttatttaaatgaaaataagttagATGGAAGTGATAAACCAGACACTGAACatgtttttaacaaaaatgaGGGGAGTTTTTATAATGATAGAGAAAATGAAGTAAGGAACCGAGTTCCATTTAAAGTGAAAGAAGACCAAGAATTTGCTACAAAAAGAATACAGACAAGGAACCAAAATACTCACTGGAAATCAGACATTGGACATGCACCTCAG GTTGAAGTAGAAGAGAACAGGAACAAAAGTAGTGAACTGAAAGGATCAGAAACCATGTGTGATGGCAGTTATTACAAAGGATTAACTcagcagaggaagaagggaaattcTGATAG TAGCTGTTCTGGCTCGTATATGACGGaagtaaagaagaatgaaagtggAAAACGGACATTAAAAGCATCTGTGACTTCATGTGTATTTGCGAAGACTGCCTCACTGGCTGGTGGTGTCCTACACATGAATGACAACAGCAGTTTAAGTGAAGGAGATCAAGGTTGTGGCAG gttttCAAAGAAAACGTCTACTGAAAAGGACCAg GTCAAAGAGCAGATGAATTCTGTGGATGGCCTCGATGACTTAACTCTGGCACCGGAGACAGCTTCCGAGGATTGCGAGTCGCTTTCCCCTGATTATAAGAACACCCTGAGGCTAATCGAACAACTTGGCCCGGAGAGTAAAG attctgataggTTATTGAAAATTCAGGATCCAGTTGATTCATTCAGACCAACAGAACTTAAAGAATCTGACTGTGCACTACttagaggaaaaattaaagaaatggaaaataaggtgAACTGGCTACACACAGAGCTGCTGAAAACAAGAGAAGCAAAATCAcagttaaaacttaaaaatgtggAGTGGGAACAAGAGCTCTGCCACATGAG attcacattagaacaagaaacaaagaagaaggaaaatgctTATACATTATATGAAAAATCTAaggatgatttaaaaagaaaagagaaacaatacaATGAGCAGGTTTACCTGAAACAACAACTTGAAATCACTGCCCGAGCACTAGAATGCAAACTGAAGAGCATAAGGAATAAACCAAATCAG gttttagaagagcaaaatgaggctcagagacaaCTTTCTCAAGAGCAGAATGccagagtaatacaagatgaaatCCTGGCCCATCGTCTTTCccaacaaaaggaggcagaaaaggctaataagaaaatgaatgctgaG GACACAATGGATTTTGAGCTGTCTGACCCAAAAGATAGCAGCGAGGTGCTTCCTCAGCAACTTCCTGAAGCTGAAAGTCAATTCCGTGGCCCAGAAATTGAGCTCCATCCCAGGAGAGATGCTCTTAGACCAACGACTTTGGTATTAGAATGTGTGCATAGAGACCGAGGCCAAGCCCAGTgttcaaacaaggaaactgaagccttcTCTCAAAGCAAACAAGGGGAAGTCAACAAATATATTGGAAAGCAGGCATTCTTGAAGGAGAAAGTATGTAAACTACAAAGTGAAAACATGTTGCTTCGACAGCAACTGGAAGTTGCTCAAAATGAAGCCAGAAGTGAAAAGACAATACTTAATATCCCAGAGCTGTTTCTGGATCACATGGGAAAACTTGAAGCCATGAGCAGACGAGTTCTGATGCTGGAGGAAGAAAACAAGGAGTTAATCAATGAATGCAGATGTTTAAAGGACAGACTGTATCAGTGTGAAATGGACAGAGCAGAAATGGAA GCCCATATGAGACAGCTTCAACAAGAACTGAATGACACCCGGAAGAAAGTGTCTATGTTGGAAGCATCCCTGGAGGTGACAGCACATCATCACACTAACTCAGAAAATAAGAGacgggatggagagaggaagtcaCATCAAACTGCGAACCCA
- the LOC116151746 gene encoding coiled-coil domain-containing protein 144A-like isoform X8 has protein sequence MDRGSKKYSTEKYPHLKPAVGVKDSVPKKTGEMKNLHRFKSDPSDGDSTSFSLNNEAGQRAEHLKVDKCPLVSQSVTTNQSAPTELRQMALVDKDGMSIGAVCLSENAALRGLCESQLPEKSSSKEADLDLERTSEEEQERLDGSENNHSQDKCVLQACTVKEKKSEDQIKQINLSLVHLQKMPREPEMNMEHDRKDVPVSSKHSCMEKHEDMWVKQGRLDWKNNSEFITKKSNQKISKIDEKCKITFHRKVESLCDDSELDGDLKELLSTVTDNIFDCEEKDAPGASVSVGFQAFSEHKEPSLENVLPSYSKSESTEYGCQSSSKLYLNENKLDGSDKPDTEHVFNKNEGSFYNDRENEVRNRVPFKVKEDQEFATKRIQTRNQNTHWKSDIGHAPQVEVEENRNKSSELKGSETMCDGSYYKGLTQQRKKGNSDSSCSGSYMTEVKKNESGKRTLKASVTSCVFAKTASLAGGVLHMNDNSSLSEGDQGCGRFSKKTSTEKDQVKEQMNSVDGLDDLTLAPETASEDCESLSPDYKNTLRLIEQLGPESKDSDRLLKIQDPVDSFRPTELKESDCALLRGKIKEMENKVNWLHTELLKTREAKSQLKLKNVEWEQELCHMRFTLEQETKKKENAYTLYEKSKDDLKRKEKQYNEQVYLKQQLEITARALECKLKSIRNKPNQVLEEQNEAQRQLSQEQNARVIQDEILAHRLSQQKEAEKANKKMNAEDTMDFELSDPKDSSEVLPQQLPEAESQFRGPEIELHPRRDALRPTTLVLECVHRDRGQAQCSNKETEAFSQSKQGEVNKYIGKQAFLKEKVCKLQSENMLLRQQLEVAQNEARSEKTILNIPELFLDHMGKLEAMSRRVLMLEEENKELINECRCLKDRLYQCEMDRAEMEAHMRQLQQELNDTRKKVSMLEASLEVTAHHHTNSENKRRDGERKSHQTANPNADLPAKEESTSSVLLHLSAETQLLLKELVSMKEMQKKCETLEKEKKKLEEEVLNLRGHL, from the exons ATGGATAGAGGATCCAAGAAAT attctactgaaaaatatcctcacctgaag CCTGCAGTTGGAGTGAAAGATTCTGTTCctaaaaaaacaggagaaatgaagaatttacaCAGATTCAAATCAG atcCTTCAGACGGGGATTCTACTAGTTTTAGCCTCAATAATGAGGCTGGTCAAAGAGCCGAGCATTTGAAAGTTGATAAATGTCCGTTGGTATCGCAATCAGTGACCACAAACCAGTCAGCACCCACAGAACTGAGGCAGATGGCCCTAGTAGATAAAGACGGGATGAGTATTGGAGCTGTGTGTCTGTCAGAAAATGCAGCGCTCCGTGGCCTGTGTGAATCACAGCTGCCAGAGAAAAGCAGCAGCAAAGAAG CAGACCTAGACTTAGAAAGGACTTCtgaggaagagcaagaaagaCTTGATGGAAGTGAAAATAACCACTCACAG GATAAATGTGTTTTACAAGCGTgtactgtgaaagaaaagaaatctgaagatcaAATCAAGCAGATTAATCTTTCACTTGTGCATCTGCAAAAAATGCCTAGAGAACCAGAAATGAATATGGAACATGACAGAAAGGACGTACCTGTATCTTCAAAACATTCTTGTATGGAGAAACATGAGGACATGTGGGTCAAACAAGGCAGATTGGactggaaaaataattcagaatttatcacaaagaagtcaaatcagaaaatcagtaaaatcgatgaaaaatgtaaaatcactTTTCATCGTAAGGTAGAGTCACTATGTGACGACTCTGAACTAGATGGTGATTTAAAGGAACTACTTTCCACTGTGACAGATAATATATTTGATTGTGAGGAAAAAGATGCACCTGGAGCCTCTGTCTCTGTAGGATTCCAGGCATTCTCTGAACACAAAGAGCCCAGTCTTGAAAATGTTCTTCCATCTTATTCTAAGTCTGAGTCAACAGAGTATGGTTGCCAGTCatcttcaaaactttatttaaatgaaaataagttagATGGAAGTGATAAACCAGACACTGAACatgtttttaacaaaaatgaGGGGAGTTTTTATAATGATAGAGAAAATGAAGTAAGGAACCGAGTTCCATTTAAAGTGAAAGAAGACCAAGAATTTGCTACAAAAAGAATACAGACAAGGAACCAAAATACTCACTGGAAATCAGACATTGGACATGCACCTCAG GTTGAAGTAGAAGAGAACAGGAACAAAAGTAGTGAACTGAAAGGATCAGAAACCATGTGTGATGGCAGTTATTACAAAGGATTAACTcagcagaggaagaagggaaattcTGATAG TAGCTGTTCTGGCTCGTATATGACGGaagtaaagaagaatgaaagtggAAAACGGACATTAAAAGCATCTGTGACTTCATGTGTATTTGCGAAGACTGCCTCACTGGCTGGTGGTGTCCTACACATGAATGACAACAGCAGTTTAAGTGAAGGAGATCAAGGTTGTGGCAG gttttCAAAGAAAACGTCTACTGAAAAGGACCAg GTCAAAGAGCAGATGAATTCTGTGGATGGCCTCGATGACTTAACTCTGGCACCGGAGACAGCTTCCGAGGATTGCGAGTCGCTTTCCCCTGATTATAAGAACACCCTGAGGCTAATCGAACAACTTGGCCCGGAGAGTAAAG attctgataggTTATTGAAAATTCAGGATCCAGTTGATTCATTCAGACCAACAGAACTTAAAGAATCTGACTGTGCACTACttagaggaaaaattaaagaaatggaaaataaggtgAACTGGCTACACACAGAGCTGCTGAAAACAAGAGAAGCAAAATCAcagttaaaacttaaaaatgtggAGTGGGAACAAGAGCTCTGCCACATGAG attcacattagaacaagaaacaaagaagaaggaaaatgctTATACATTATATGAAAAATCTAaggatgatttaaaaagaaaagagaaacaatacaATGAGCAGGTTTACCTGAAACAACAACTTGAAATCACTGCCCGAGCACTAGAATGCAAACTGAAGAGCATAAGGAATAAACCAAATCAG gttttagaagagcaaaatgaggctcagagacaaCTTTCTCAAGAGCAGAATGccagagtaatacaagatgaaatCCTGGCCCATCGTCTTTCccaacaaaaggaggcagaaaaggctaataagaaaatgaatgctgaG GACACAATGGATTTTGAGCTGTCTGACCCAAAAGATAGCAGCGAGGTGCTTCCTCAGCAACTTCCTGAAGCTGAAAGTCAATTCCGTGGCCCAGAAATTGAGCTCCATCCCAGGAGAGATGCTCTTAGACCAACGACTTTGGTATTAGAATGTGTGCATAGAGACCGAGGCCAAGCCCAGTgttcaaacaaggaaactgaagccttcTCTCAAAGCAAACAAGGGGAAGTCAACAAATATATTGGAAAGCAGGCATTCTTGAAGGAGAAAGTATGTAAACTACAAAGTGAAAACATGTTGCTTCGACAGCAACTGGAAGTTGCTCAAAATGAAGCCAGAAGTGAAAAGACAATACTTAATATCCCAGAGCTGTTTCTGGATCACATGGGAAAACTTGAAGCCATGAGCAGACGAGTTCTGATGCTGGAGGAAGAAAACAAGGAGTTAATCAATGAATGCAGATGTTTAAAGGACAGACTGTATCAGTGTGAAATGGACAGAGCAGAAATGGAA GCCCATATGAGACAGCTTCAACAAGAACTGAATGACACCCGGAAGAAAGTGTCTATGTTGGAAGCATCCCTGGAGGTGACAGCACATCATCACACTAACTCAGAAAATAAGAGacgggatggagagaggaagtcaCATCAAACTGCGAACCCA